CGACAGTTAAAAAGATCATTTTCCAGAAATGATCCCAACCACGTAAAACGGAAGCATTGACAACTGCGTTATCAAAAGAAAGTGAAACTTCCATCACCGCTAAAATTGCAGTAATGGTCAATGCCGTGAACATCGTCTTTAAGCCAGCTTCTGGACCATGGTGAAAACCCCAGTAGGCAGAAATAGCAAGACACACGACCGAAAAGATGATTGAGAAACCAAAATGTTTCCACATGATAAACGACCTATGAGTATTTTTTATCTAAGGTGTGCTGACAGTTCATCTATGTGAAGCACGAATGAAATGTGTACAAACCCTAAAAATAAATAGAGAGTACTTAAAGCAAGGTTTAAGTTAGATATGCTAATTATGACAACTTTTATTTATTTTTCTCAAACTCTTCGTATGATTTTTTTGAACATGTGACATGATTTAAACGGTTTTTCAGGTCGTAAATTTTTTAATTATTGTTATAGTTAAGGCATTATTTATAAACTATTTGGAATCATTACATGTCATTTTCTCAAGATGTCTGGCAACGTAATCACGCACTCTATCAAAAAACCTTAGCACTTCCATTTAACCAAGAACTGGCTGCAGGGACTTTAGACAAAGCGGCTTTTTGTCACTATGTGATTCAAGATGCTCACTATTTGGTGGCATATGGTCGTGCCCTCGCTGTGTGTGGTGCGAAGGCATTTGATGCCGATGACATTATTCAGTTTACCCAAGGTGCTAAAGAAGCCATTGTGGTTGAACGCAGTTTGCATGATGGTTTTATGCAAAATTTTGGTATTAGCAAAGAGGATTTTGAAAATACGCCTTTGACTTTGGCTTGTCATCATTACACCTCATTTTTAACTGCAACGGCTTGGTCTGAAAGTTATCCTGTTGTTTTAGCATCACTATTACCTTGTTTTTGGATTTATGCAGAAGTCGGCAAGGATATTGTGAGTGCGTCTGTTACCAATAACCCTTATCAGGCATGGGTAGATACTTATTCAGGTGAAGAGTTTAATGAAGCGGTTAAAAATGTTTTAGCCACCATTGACCGTATTGCAGAACGTTGTGATGCAGATACCATCGAGAAAATGCATAAGGCATATACCAAAGGTGCTGAACTTGAGTATTTATTTTGGGATGGCGCTTATCATCAAAGACAATGGTTAAGTTTAGATGAGCAATAAGTTTAAAAAAAATTATTTATCTTACCTTTCTCTTACGTTTGATGTGGCGTAAGAGAAGTGGTTCTATTATAGATTTAAAAAATTTAAATGCCTTTTAGATTTTCAAAATCGGCATGTGTTAAGCCCACATCTAATTTTGTAATGTCATACTGAGCAACCGCCTGAAAAGGATCTAATTTTAAAATTTCTTCAAGTTCAGCCAAAGGCATATTCTTCGCAAACAGTACACCTCCTGTTACAGGGTCTTTACGCCCTGCCGCAATGAAATGACCACATTCAAATTGTTGTTTCAACCATTTCACATGATCGCGTAGATAAACATCGACTTCTTCTAATGGTTTTTGATATTGCAACTGAATGATGTACATGATGATTTCCCTATTTTAATAATAAATGACTTTTTCACTTTTCAGCCTTAAGCATACACCATTCATTCAGCATCATCGTATCCATAAATTGATCAAAAATTTATGAAAAATAACTATTCCATCCCAAAATCAAAATGACTGCCGCCACAATCCAGCATCCTGTTGCAACACCCAAACACGACCAAATCGGCATTTTTGTTGCCAATATATACACCGTAAAAAGATAGACAAAATAAGGAATTAAAGACCAGATACCAAACAATGCAGTTTGCCTTAATGCTTCTGCACCTTTGTCTTGTGCCACAATCACATGCGCAATCAACGCAAATGTGGGAAATAGCGGGACTAAACCTGCGATATAAAACACCTTACTTTTAGATAATACAGCGATCAACAACACGACGACTGCCCCAATCACACATTTCAACAACAAAGACAGCATGTGGATCTGATCCAAAAGTAAAATTCTGACAAGGTAAATTTTAACGTATTTTTTCGTGAATGTTGATATGACGACATACAAAGTGGGGATTGAATCAATAAAAGTTAAGATTAGCCAAAAGATTTAAACTAGTAGATGACTAATAAAAATAATGATTATTATCAATATGTACAAATTTGATCCGTTGTGAGGTTCCTATGCAAAATTCAACTTTAGCTACAGAGGCAAGTCGTACATTTTTCAATTTACAATGTTGTTGGCTAAACAATGAAGAAATTTATCTAGAAAAAGGGTGTCAGCATTGCAGTGCTGCTGCAACGTATCTGATTTATTATACCAATACTCATATTCAAAAATTGATGTTGGCATTTATTACACAATTTAATTGCCATCTTGCAAAAGGTTGGGACTTACTCGACTTAGCAGATTTTGAAGATCAATATAATGAATTTTAACATTTACTCGAAAAAGAGGTTAATTTTTATGCCCGACAACATCATGATACCGCACGAGTATTTGCCTTTGAAGAATTAGACTCTATTTTTGAAAGACCTTATGCAATGGCATGCTAATCAGGCTTTGATAAAATCGAATGATTGATTCTATAGAACATTTTACTGTTCAAACATGCTATTTAACAGCAATGAGATTTCAACAATTTGGTCTTTAACTTGATGAAAAGCTCATTTTATTGCATTTGAAACATGTAAGGAAAGGTTCTGATTTAATGGATCTTTCATATATCCGACATAAAATGTCGCGAAAAAACGATTTAATACAGCTTGAACAAAATTAAATCGCTATCATATATAGTCTTCAAATTGCATACATTCGAGATCGTTCTATGAGTCAAAGTCATA
The DNA window shown above is from Acinetobacter piscicola and carries:
- the tenA gene encoding thiaminase II; the encoded protein is MSFSQDVWQRNHALYQKTLALPFNQELAAGTLDKAAFCHYVIQDAHYLVAYGRALAVCGAKAFDADDIIQFTQGAKEAIVVERSLHDGFMQNFGISKEDFENTPLTLACHHYTSFLTATAWSESYPVVLASLLPCFWIYAEVGKDIVSASVTNNPYQAWVDTYSGEEFNEAVKNVLATIDRIAERCDADTIEKMHKAYTKGAELEYLFWDGAYHQRQWLSLDEQ
- a CDS encoding YciI family protein is translated as MYIIQLQYQKPLEEVDVYLRDHVKWLKQQFECGHFIAAGRKDPVTGGVLFAKNMPLAELEEILKLDPFQAVAQYDITKLDVGLTHADFENLKGI
- a CDS encoding GlpM family protein; its protein translation is MLSLLLKCVIGAVVVLLIAVLSKSKVFYIAGLVPLFPTFALIAHVIVAQDKGAEALRQTALFGIWSLIPYFVYLFTVYILATKMPIWSCLGVATGCWIVAAVILILGWNSYFS